Proteins encoded in a region of the Fusarium falciforme chromosome 6, complete sequence genome:
- a CDS encoding RRM domain-containing protein: MAHRRDPAFEKAISPPSDNGPVDSFQVSPTSSQDTHVAMYSTDEGASSAAKGKGRAVDAPNGFAGVSSGAATVRTRIYPHVEEDPFAGPSTVSGQSNNAGLSPMASAFQPTPAFQQNDGVADFLSTDLGISRLIEVSGDGVTVTVAEVGNFVTGKAKNDGVQLHGGRTLSTTDCKVYISFEDLRDAGWASTVLRQKHGWINGFLHGNMTENGYEYAGDQRLTHLGQVAIFASPPFGAVADPIQVVEVAKAILNSHGQLFGLVKQLGYGDGSFRAIGQFCKVADAINAVRVFNGVTPHGLHLEVTAPIGPSNAKATGGNDPAMHGLALVHVANRQQGAGGGNRPVHAPYLIPSAPASMQYGMQGMHLVGPVYQAPPSPAMTSRHGANIHSPSRYRNGNHFNYHHAYHNGMLTRWDPRRQPRPHRTGRNANNNNHVDLQEVISGRDCRTTIMLRNIPNKVDQPMLKRFVDESSFGKYDFMYLRIDFANDCNVGYAFINFAKAEYIIPFVEHRANKRWNLFRSDKVAEVSYATIQGKDCLVQKFRNSSVMLEAEHYRPKLFYTDHCEDQQLIGREEPFPGPDNHSKMKRSCENAEHVGLFTPNAGQHYRDEQRRRRSQYDRGTRLAVLEEMHETTIGPYYARDLNMRR, from the exons ATGGCTCATCGCCGTGATCCCGCCTTCGAGAAGGCCATCTCGCCTCCTTCGGACAATGGCCCAGTTGATTCGTTCCAGGTGTCCCCGACTTCGTCTCAGGACACTCACGTCGCCATGTACTCCACCGACGAGGGAGCTTCCAGCgctgccaagggcaagggtcGTGCCGTCGACGCCCCCAACGGCTTCGCTGGTGTTTCTTCCGGTGCCGCTACTGTTCGAACTCGTATCTACCCTCACGTCGAAGAGGATCCCTTCGCGGGACCGTCGACCGTCTCCGGCCAGTCTAACAACGCCGGTCTTTCGCCCATGGCCTCGGCTTTTCAGCCCACTCCCGCCTTTCAGCAGAACGATGGAGTCGCCGATTTTCTCAGCACTGACCTGGGAATCTCTCGCCTGATCGAGGTCTCCGGTGATGGTGTCACCGTCACCGTGGCTGAAGTCGGAAACTTCGTCACC ggcaaggccaagaatgaTGGAGTCCAGCTTCATGGCGGTCGAACTCTGTCCACTACTGATTGCAAGGTGTATATCAGTTTTGAGGACCTCCGCGACGCTGGCTGGGCCTCTACCGTGCTACGACAGAAGCACGGATGGATCAACGGTTTTCTTCACGGAAACATGACCGAG AACGGCTACGAATATGCCGGCGATCAGCGACTGACCCACCTGGGTCAAGTTGCCATTTTTGCTTCGCCCCCATTCGGTGCTGTCGCCGACCCTATCCAGGTTGTTGAGGTAGCCAAGGCCATCCTGAACTCGCATGGCCAGCTGTTTGGACTCGTCAAGCAGCTCGGGTATGGTGATGGATCTTTCCGAGCAATCGGCCAGTTTTGCAAGGTCGCGGACGCCATCAACGCCGTTCGAGTTTTCAACGGTGTCACTCCGCAC GGGCTCCACCTGGAGGTTACCGCTCCTATCGGGCCCAGCAATGCCAAGGCAACTGGTGGAAACGATCCCGCCATGCATGGACTCGCTCTTGTCCATGTCGCCAACCGCCAGCAGGGAGCTGGAGGTGGAAACCGCCCTGTTCATGCTCCTTACCTCATCCCATCCGCTCCGGCCAGCATGCAGTATGGGATGCAGGGCATGCACCTTGTCGGTCCTGTTTACCAGGCTCCGCCCTCTCCTGCTATGACCTCTCGCCATGGTGCTAACATCCACTCGCCTTCCCGTTACCGCAACGGTAACCATTTTAACTATCACCATGCCTATCACAATGGCATGCTCACGCGATGGGATCCTCGTCGGCAGCCTCGTCCTCACCGCACAGGTCGAAATGctaacaacaacaaccacgtTGACCTGCAGGAAGTCATCTCGGGCCGTGACTGTCGCACGACT ATTATGCTGCGAAACATTCCCAACAAGGTTGATCAGCCCATGCTCAAGCGTTTTGTTGATGAGTCGAGCTTTGGCAAGTACGACTTCATGTACTTGCGCATTGATTTTGCCAACGACTGCAA CGTTGGCTACGCCTTTATCAACTTTGCGAAG GCGGAATACATCATCCCC TTTGTTGAGCATCGTGCTAACAAGCGCTG GAACTTGTTTCGTTCCGACAAGGTGGCTGAGGTCTCTTATGCCA CAATTCAGGGGAAGGACTGTTTGGTCCAAAAGTTTCGTAACTCCTCCGTGATGCTGGAGGCGGAACATTATCGCCCCAAG TTGTTCTACACGGATCATTGCGAGGACCAGCAGTTGATTGGCCGTGAGGAGCCGTTCCCCGGTCCCGACAACCACTCGAAGATGAAGCGATCTTGCGAGAATGCTGAGCATGTTG GGCTCTTCACTCCCAACGCTGGCCAGCACTACCGCGACGAGcagcgccgccgccgctcgCAGTACGACCGGGGCACACGTCTCGCagtcttggaggagatgcATGAGACTACCATCGGGCCTTACTATGCCCGTGACCTCAACATGCGCCGTTGA